One region of Eupeodes corollae chromosome 1, idEupCoro1.1, whole genome shotgun sequence genomic DNA includes:
- the LOC129939874 gene encoding ABC transporter G family member 20 translates to MAAVEVRNGYKYYGSSSNQKIILNYLNMNVMRGSIYGLLGASGCGKTTLLSCIVGQRQFNSGDVTVLGLKPGLPGSGIPGSRIGYMPQEIALVEEMTVKETIYYFGRIYGLNDEKIREKFKILRDLLQLPPPKQLVKKCSGGQQRRVSFACAMIHDPELLILDEPTVGLDPMLREKIWEFLVESTRNSKMAVIITTHYIEEAKQANCIGLMRNGVLLAEDTPTNIMANFEANSIEDAFLYLSSRQGKSDVVDSSTITRRQTPAVTNAITSVDVSEPEVYEDKNANIEKIEKPPLVLHDNKRKVLFTTQGRVKALMTKNFVQLFRQPSGVIFMLMFPIIQLSCFYLAIGKTPGNLKIGIVDNEIPDYESCFAHSIKSVYNRNGTCMFHKISCRFITELGDDMAQRVYFNSTEEALAAAKRTDVVGFIHFPHNFSESMQEILDKGSYAEADAFKWGELTVRIDMTDQQIAYFIERRLRGAFSTFMKNILQDCDLPTSLANTPIQFQEPIYGSLDIEFQQYVAPGVVMTMVFFLATLMTAAVFISERMDGVWDRTLVAGVSATEMLWAHLLTQFIIMMFQSFEVIMYIGLVFDTYNKGDTVTLIGLLTLTAFCGMLFGLLISVYCRSHTTANFVATGAFYPMIILCGLLWPLEGMPKALQEVVMFFPFTIPSISARNIIEKGWSITNSQVYNGFIVMTVWIIIFFAACILGLKRKA, encoded by the exons ATGGCAGCAGTTGAAGTCCGAAATGGATACAAATATTATGGCAGCTCATCGAatcaaaagataattttaaattatcttaaTATGAACGTTATGCGTGGATCGAT atatGGTCTTCTCGGTGCATCAGGTTGCGGCAAAACAACACTTTTGTCATGCATTGTAGGCCAACGTCAATTCAACAGTGGCGATGTGACAGTACTTGGGCTTAAACCAGGCTTGCCGGGAAGTGGAATCCCTGGATCACGTATTGGATACATGCCACAA gAAATAGCACTGGTCGAAGAAATGACTGTCAAAGAAACCATTTATTACTTTGGTCGAATATATGGTctaaatgatgaaaaaatccgcgaaaaattcaaaatactaCGTGACCTACTCCAGCTACCTCCACCAAAACAATTAGTTAAAAAATGCAGTGGAGGACAACAGCGGCGAGTATCGTTTGCATGCGCAATGATTCATGACCCTGAGCTTCTGATATTAGATGAACCTACTGTTGGACTTGATCCGATGCTGAGAGAAAA AATCTGGGAGTTTCTTGTAGAATCAACACGAAATAGTAAGATGGCTGTGATAATAACAACGCACTATATCGAAGAAGCCAAACAAGCTAATTGT ATTGGACTTATGCGAAATGGAGTGTTACTCGCTGAAGATACACCAACAAATATTATGGCGAATTTCGAAGCAAATTCTATAGAAGACGCATTCTTATACTTAAGTTCAAGACAGGGAAAATCTGATGTAGTTGATTCGAGCACAATCACAAGACGACAAACGCCGGCAGTAACAAATGCAATAACATCAGTTGATGTCAGTGAACCAGAAGTGTACGAGGACAAAAATGCGAATATCGAGAAGATTGAGAAACCGCCTTTAGTTTTGCATGATAACAAACGCAAAGTACTTTTCACAACTCAAGGAAGAGTTAAGGCTCTGATGACGAAGAATTTTGTTCAGCTATTCAGACAGCCATC AGGTGTAATTTTTATGTTAATGTTTCCTATAATTCAACTGTCATGCTTCTATTTGGCAATCGGAAAGACACCGGGAAATCTAAAAATTGGCATCGTGGATAATGAGATACCAGACTATGAATCGTGTTTTGCACACAGTATTAAATCTGTTTACAATCGAAATGGAACTTGCATGTTTCACAAGATATCATGCCGATTTATAACAGAACTTGGTGACGACATGGCTCAAAGG GTGTATTTTAATAGTACCGAAGAAGCTCTGGCAGCTGCCAAACGAACTGATGTTGTTGGATTTATACATTTTCCTCATAACTTCTCAGAATCAATGCAAGAAATTTTGGATAAAGGCAGTTATGCTGAAGCGGATGCTTTCAAGTGGGGAGAACTTACAGTTCGAATCGATATGACTg ATCAACAGATTGCATATTTTATTGAACGTCGATTAAGAGGAGCATTTAGCACGTTTATGAAGAACATCCTTCAGGACTGTGATTTACCAACTTCATTGGCCAATACTCCAATTCAGTTTCAGGAACCGATTTATGGATCACTCGACATTGAATTTCAGCAATATGTGGCTCCAGGTGTCGTAATGAC gATGGTATTTTTCTTAGCAACTCTAATGACAGCTGCTGTTTTCATATCGGAAAGAATGGATGGTGTTTGGGACAGGACACTAGTTGCGG GTGTCTCTGCAACTGAAATGCTATGGGCTCATCTTTTGACACAATTCATCATAATGATGTTCCAGTCCTTCGAAGTGATAATGTACATTGGACTTGTATTTGACACCTATAACAAAGGTGACACCGTAACACTTATTGGATTGTTAACTTTAACAGCTTTTTGTGGAATGCTCTTTGGACTGCTAATATCAGTATATTGTCGCTCGCACACAACAGCAAATTTTGTTGCAACTGGAGCCTTTTATCCCATGATTATTCTTTGTG gtcTTCTTTGGCCATTGGAGGGCATGCCAAAAGCTCTACAGGAAGTTGTAATGTTCTTCCCATTCACAATACCGTCGATTTCCGCTAGGAACATAATCGAGAAAGGCTGGTCAATCACTAATTCTCAAGTGTACAATGGATTCATCGTGATGACAGTCTggattataattttctttgctGCATGCATATTGGGTTTAAAACGAAAGGCATAG
- the LOC129940959 gene encoding dentin sialophosphoprotein: MHVNLDPLLVDKIANEVKSQGVFDQFRKDSMADVDTKPAYQNLRQRVENTVNKFLSAQIWTPDMNKNQVRERLRKHITEAGFLDVGVERIVDQVVNPKIATVFQPKIEDIAYKYLGIPKPQPTVVVSSSDVPPLNGILKIETDLLPTDLEQVSPDSDKCTVKSDSKDDMETDEKLDDFESPAFEPIEKSNLDKFKFESKLEPKIEEVKEIKTEEATPAAPASHSFAFKRYHPQVKDESSSEDWDAEENNEPAPEPPVKSDASAPCNVSPGDATQESQLSQVSSDSRLSIVTNGNTQDDQSTACEIKEENNVNISEEAQMPKFSENSNSCSDQKPSEPLHFDIKKDEIIFEGTERKTEPPSEDTSPNISEEHRVDSSMENKTIDTSETSDIPLPSHEFSFEKDSDFKFSKIEVKVDLEEVTKTTSLDDSVDRELHIIEKSEMSQCSMSQNSIKSPMVKPKSPSATSSPQHSHHKSSHRDREHSSSRHKKYSKDRRSDKDKDKYSSSSHKVPSSSSSRYHSSKSSSSHRTSGGTLSDHHHHHHRSSSSSVHKSKSSSRYDKPSHSYHDSKESSRSRDRSKSRSDKTRDKDKTSKEKSSRSKTSVDDHYSSKHKWRKSTDSNDEDSSQEGGQPRGPKESSNSQDNVTNGTHNNSNTSSGTSIANNPNGNAGGSVVETSIQLNLAGQEIVMLDNLLKNPETNFIEIGNACVQVNSTIIDQTVQMCPYNGESLFYFENETKTKEDVETRLNILTNIMENFRNILKSSLGSSRDPSTTESESGSGNASHETETSSISGRLKSLSPSTSPSKPATTLTSATLTIDCIQYGDASISHCLSKRFKFDDNAQTKVSPTSSDLSVNSKENEFVDKNSQSDSDSLGSRDAGKSSMDKEINAVAKRKVIVNRNQRYSSEDLYKPRPLLSQRSRRRGLDAVI, from the exons atgcACGTAAATCTAGATCCACTTTTGGTGGACAAAATCGCCAATGAGGTAAAATCCCAAGGAGTCTTTGATCAATTCCGCAAGGACTCGATGGCCGATGTGGACACCAAACCTGCCTACCAAAACCTTCGCCAACGCGTTGAAAATACCGTGAACAAATTCCTTTCTGCCCAAATATGGACTCCAGACATGAATAAGAATCAAGTTCGCGAAAGGCTTCGAAAGCACATAACAGA AGCTGGCTTCCTTGATGTTGGTGTCGAGCGAATAGTCGACCAAGTAGTCAATCCCAAGATTGCTACCGTTTTTCAGCCGAAAATCGAAGACATCGCCTATAAATACCTTGGAATACCAAAACCGCAGCCAACGGTTGTTGTATCTTCGTCGGATGTTCCGCCTTTGAATGgaattcttaaaattgaaacTGACTTACTACCAACTGATCTGGAACAGGTAAGTCCGGATTCCGATAAGTGTACTGTGAAATCCGATTCCAAGGACGATATGGAGACTGATGAAAAACTCGATGACTTTGAATCGCCCGCCTTTGAACCTATTGAGAAAAGCAACTTGGATAAATTCAAGTTTGAATCCAAATTGGAACCCAAAATCGAAgaagtaaaagaaataaaaactgaagAAGCAACACCAGCGGCTCCTGCATCACATTCTTTTGCTTTCAAGCGATATCATCCACAAGTCAAGGATGAAAGTTCTTCAGAAGACTGGGATGCAGAAGAGAACAATGAACCAGCACCTGAACCTCCGGTTAAGTCGGATGCAAGTGCTCCATGCAATGTGTCGCCAGGTGATGCCACACAGGAATCCCAGCTTTCGCAAGTTTCTAGCGATAGCCGTCTTTCAATTGTTACCAATGGCAATACACAAGATGATCAATCAACTGCTTGTGAAATTAAAGAGGAGAACAACGTCAACATATCCGAGGAAGCACAGATGCCAAAGTTCAGTGAAAACTCTAATTCCTGCTCCGACCAAAAACCCTCTGAGCCACTGCACTTTGACATCAAAAAGGACGAAATCATATTCGAAGGAACTGAACGAAAAACCGAGCCACCAAGTGAAGATACGTCCCCGAATATCAGCGAAGAACACAGAGTGGACAGCTCCATGGAGAACAAGACAATCGATACATCCGAAACGAGTGACATCCCACTGCCCTCACATGAGTTTTCCTTCGAAAAGGACTCGGATTTCAAGTTCTCAAAAATCGAAGTCAAAGTTGATTTAGAAGAGGTTACAAAAACAACCTCGCTTGATGACTCTGTCGACAGGGAGTTgcatataattgaaaaatcagAAATGTCCCAGTGTTCCATGTCGCAGAATTCCATTAAATCTCCAATGGTGAAGCCAAAATCCCCCTCGGCGACGTCTTCTCCGCAGCATTCTCATCACAAGTCTAGTCATCGTGATAGAGAGCACTCATCTTCCCGGCATAAAAAATACTCTAAGGACAGGCGATCTGACAAGGATAAAGATAAGTACAGCAGTAGCAGCCACAAGGTACCATCCTCGTCTTCATCAAGATATCATTCTTCCAAATCGTCGAGTAGCCATAGGACCAGCGGTGGCACGCTATCAGATcatcaccaccatcatcatcgcaGCAGCAGCAGTTCGGTGCATAAATCAAAAAGTTCTTCGCGTTATGACAAACCCTCGCACAGTTACCATGATTCCAAAGAATCCAGTCGCAGTCGAGATCGCAGCAAATCAAGGTCAGATAAGACTAGGGACAAAGACAAGACATCAAAAGAAAAGTCTAGTCGAAGCAAGACCTCAGTTGACGATCACTACTCCTCGAAACACAAATGGAGGAAATCTACAGATTCCAATGACGAGGACAGCAGCCAGGAGGGAGGACAGCCGCGTGGTCCAAAGGAAAGCAGTAATTCGCAGGACAATGTCACCAATGGCACTCACAACAACAGCAATACTTCGTCAGGAACGTCAATTGCAAATAATCCAAATGGCAATG ctGGAGGGAGTGTGGTAGAAACTTCAATTCAGCTGAATTTAGCCGGACAGGAAATTGTTATGTTGGATAATTTACTCAAGAATCCAGAGAccaatttcattgaaatcggAAACGCCTGCGTCCAAGTGAACTCAACCATTATTGATCAAACAGTACAAATGTGTCCGTACAATGGTGAgtcgttgttttattttgaaaatgaaaccaaaacaaaagaagaCGTCGAAACTCGGTTAAATATTCTCACAAACATCATGGAGAACTTCCGAAACATCTTAAAATCAAGTTTGGGAAGCTCTCGCGATCCATCCACAACCGAATCAGAATCGGGTTCGGGCAATGCAAGTCACGAAACCGAGACCAGTTCGATTAGTGGTCGACTTAAATCTTTGTCACCTTCGACAAGTCCCAGCAAGCCAGCCACAACACTGACCAGTGCAACTCTCACCATCGACTGCATACAATATGGCGACGCTTCCATTTCGCATTGTTTAAGCAAACGTTTCAAATTCGACGACAATGCACAAACAAAAGTTTCACCTACATCATCGGATTTGAGCGTCAATTCGaaagaaaatgaatttgttgataaaaactCCCAAAGCGATAGCG attctttGGGATCCCGAGACGCTGGCAAATCTTCAATGGACAAAGAAATAAACGCTGTTGCCAAACGCAAGGTAATCGTCAATCGAAATCAACGATATTCAAGTGAGGATCTCTACAAACCTCGGCCTCTTTTAAGTCAGCGATCCAGGAGAAGGGGATTAGAtgcagttatttaa
- the LOC129954252 gene encoding mitoferrin isoform X2, translated as MQSLSPVSAGFNISATFLNMIKNEGIFRPIRGVTAVVAGAGPAHALYFGSYEMSKELLSEFTTHNNLNYMTSAVIATLIHDAVSNPTEVIKQRLQMYNSPYKSVIGCMKGVYKNEGPKAFYRSYATQLIMNIPHQTIHFMTYEFFQNMLNQERKYNPPVHVVAGGAAGACAAAITTPLDVVKTLLNTQETGFTRGMVEAVKQIYSVAGAGGFFRGMSARVLYSMPATAICWSTYEFFKYYLGGLGRDQYKSSISGKNLLQPKDTSSLIPTVIVSDLSLNANSKTSDSSEVMYVLPPTGVAERTSTESNDDTPALNRESSQHAQLPSAGPIKTVCELSSSVTSPALNMNTRHTEVKSPFDRGF; from the exons ATGCAAAGCTTATCACCTGTGTCAGCCGGCTTCAATATCTCTGCGACTTTCCTCAATATGATAAAAAATGAAGGAATTTTCAG ACCTATACGAGGAGTGACGGCCGTAGTTGCTGGTGCTGGACCTGCTCATGCTTTGTATTTTGGTTcatatgaaatgtcaaaagaactTTTATCAGAATTTACAACACACAATAATCTTAACtaca tGACGTCTGCTGTTATTGCAACACTCATACACGACGCAGTATCAAATCCTACAGAAGTTATCAAACAACGCTTACAAATGTACAACTCGCCATATAAATCTGTTATTGGATGTATGAAAGGTGTCTACAAGAATGAAGGCCCCAAAGCCTTTTATCGGTCATATGCAACTCAACTGATAATGAATATCCCACATCAAACAATACACTTTATGACGtatgaatttttccaaaatatg TTGAATCAAGAAAGAAAGTACAATCCACCGGTACATGTTGTAGCTGGTGGCGCAGCAGGAGCATGTGCTGCCGCAATAACAACCCCACTTGATGTTGTGAAAACATTGCTGAATACTCAAGAAACTGGTTTTACGCGTGGCATGGTCGAAGCTGTTAAACag ATTTACTCTGTCGCTGGTGCTGGAGGTTTCTTTAGGGGAATGTCAGCCAGAGTGCTATATTCAATGCCTGCCACAGCAATTTGCTGGTCGACATACGAATTTTTCAAATACTATCTTGGCGGTCTTGGCCGAGATCAATACAAGTCATCAATTAGCGGAAAAAATCTTCTTCAACCAAAAGATACGTCTTCGCTGATACCAACAGTTATTGTTAGCGATTTGTCATTGAATGCGAACAGCAAAACTAGTGATAGCAGTGAAGTTATGTACGTCCTGCCACCAACGGGCGTAGCCGAAAGAACTTCAACAGAGAGCAACGATGACACACCAGCATTAAATCGAGAATCATCACAACACGCTCAGTTGCCATCGGCAGGTCCGATCAAAACAGTGTGTGAACTATCGAGCAGTGTTACAAGTCCGGCGTTGAACATGAATACGCGGCATACAGAAGTAAAAAGTCCCTTTGATCGAGGCTTCTAG
- the LOC129954252 gene encoding mitoferrin isoform X1 gives MNIDDYETLPTTSVSTNMTAGAIAGVLEHCVMYPLDSVKTRMQSLSPVSAGFNISATFLNMIKNEGIFRPIRGVTAVVAGAGPAHALYFGSYEMSKELLSEFTTHNNLNYMTSAVIATLIHDAVSNPTEVIKQRLQMYNSPYKSVIGCMKGVYKNEGPKAFYRSYATQLIMNIPHQTIHFMTYEFFQNMLNQERKYNPPVHVVAGGAAGACAAAITTPLDVVKTLLNTQETGFTRGMVEAVKQIYSVAGAGGFFRGMSARVLYSMPATAICWSTYEFFKYYLGGLGRDQYKSSISGKNLLQPKDTSSLIPTVIVSDLSLNANSKTSDSSEVMYVLPPTGVAERTSTESNDDTPALNRESSQHAQLPSAGPIKTVCELSSSVTSPALNMNTRHTEVKSPFDRGF, from the exons aCCAGAATGCAAAGCTTATCACCTGTGTCAGCCGGCTTCAATATCTCTGCGACTTTCCTCAATATGATAAAAAATGAAGGAATTTTCAG ACCTATACGAGGAGTGACGGCCGTAGTTGCTGGTGCTGGACCTGCTCATGCTTTGTATTTTGGTTcatatgaaatgtcaaaagaactTTTATCAGAATTTACAACACACAATAATCTTAACtaca tGACGTCTGCTGTTATTGCAACACTCATACACGACGCAGTATCAAATCCTACAGAAGTTATCAAACAACGCTTACAAATGTACAACTCGCCATATAAATCTGTTATTGGATGTATGAAAGGTGTCTACAAGAATGAAGGCCCCAAAGCCTTTTATCGGTCATATGCAACTCAACTGATAATGAATATCCCACATCAAACAATACACTTTATGACGtatgaatttttccaaaatatg TTGAATCAAGAAAGAAAGTACAATCCACCGGTACATGTTGTAGCTGGTGGCGCAGCAGGAGCATGTGCTGCCGCAATAACAACCCCACTTGATGTTGTGAAAACATTGCTGAATACTCAAGAAACTGGTTTTACGCGTGGCATGGTCGAAGCTGTTAAACag ATTTACTCTGTCGCTGGTGCTGGAGGTTTCTTTAGGGGAATGTCAGCCAGAGTGCTATATTCAATGCCTGCCACAGCAATTTGCTGGTCGACATACGAATTTTTCAAATACTATCTTGGCGGTCTTGGCCGAGATCAATACAAGTCATCAATTAGCGGAAAAAATCTTCTTCAACCAAAAGATACGTCTTCGCTGATACCAACAGTTATTGTTAGCGATTTGTCATTGAATGCGAACAGCAAAACTAGTGATAGCAGTGAAGTTATGTACGTCCTGCCACCAACGGGCGTAGCCGAAAGAACTTCAACAGAGAGCAACGATGACACACCAGCATTAAATCGAGAATCATCACAACACGCTCAGTTGCCATCGGCAGGTCCGATCAAAACAGTGTGTGAACTATCGAGCAGTGTTACAAGTCCGGCGTTGAACATGAATACGCGGCATACAGAAGTAAAAAGTCCCTTTGATCGAGGCTTCTAG